One genomic segment of Spirochaetota bacterium includes these proteins:
- a CDS encoding LPXTG cell wall anchor domain-containing protein, whose amino-acid sequence MSIPIPTMLHAFAMILGFILLLVAAIISTKKKNNQWL is encoded by the coding sequence ATGAGTATTCCAATTCCAACAATGTTACATGCGTTTGCTATGATACTAGGTTTTATATTGCTTCTTGTGGCCGCCATCATTTCCACAAAAAAGAAAAACAATCAATGGCTATAA
- a CDS encoding long-chain fatty acid--CoA ligase: protein MSFERIWHKNYPPQVPRQLDFDKTTMPQALTRSAHKFAENTALIFMGKKINYATLEKMVNTFAKALKALGVKKGNTVALVLPNIPNVVIANYAIWRIGAIAALNNPLYTERELQYQLNDSDATVVITLDLLLPRIINIKPTTKIQHIITCHINDYLPFPLKQLFPYVRKQMYRKVTPSADVSQFLDLMKQHDDTPVNDESSWEDVATLLYTGGTTGTSKGVMLTHANMSCNVQQLRSWFYDLKEGDGSMLGIFPFFHSAGFTGIQNLTIWGGWTDILIPRPEPGVIIEQIKKFKPTFVPGVPTIFIGLLNNPEFRKMDLSFIKGFIAGAAPLPVETIKQLKELTGGDIINIYGLTEISPMGTGSPWKGNIKPGTVGIPLPSTDIKIVDVESGIKEMDIGQSGEICFKGPQVMKGYYKKPEETAAVLKDGWLYTGDIGTMDEDGYLTIVDRKKDMIISSGYNIFPLEIDEILFQHPKILEACTIGVPDPYRGEVPKAFVVVKPGEQLTKEEIIAYCKEKLAPYKVPKDIEFIDALPKSAIGKILRKEVRQMERKKCEQIA from the coding sequence ATGTCATTTGAAAGAATATGGCATAAGAATTATCCCCCACAGGTACCGCGCCAACTTGACTTTGACAAAACAACAATGCCACAGGCATTAACAAGATCTGCCCACAAATTTGCTGAAAATACCGCATTGATTTTTATGGGCAAAAAAATCAATTACGCCACACTTGAGAAGATGGTCAATACGTTTGCTAAAGCACTCAAAGCTCTTGGCGTCAAAAAAGGCAACACTGTTGCTCTTGTTTTGCCCAATATTCCAAATGTAGTCATTGCTAACTATGCAATCTGGCGTATTGGTGCAATAGCAGCACTCAACAATCCACTTTACACAGAGCGCGAGTTACAGTATCAGCTTAATGATTCTGACGCAACTGTAGTTATCACTTTAGATCTGCTTTTACCACGGATTATCAACATTAAGCCCACTACAAAGATACAGCATATCATAACCTGCCACATTAATGACTATCTCCCATTCCCCCTTAAACAGCTATTTCCGTATGTTCGCAAACAGATGTACCGCAAAGTAACGCCATCTGCGGATGTAAGCCAATTCCTTGATTTGATGAAACAGCACGATGACACACCCGTGAACGATGAATCATCATGGGAGGATGTTGCCACATTGCTATACACCGGAGGTACCACTGGCACCAGTAAAGGAGTTATGCTGACACATGCCAACATGTCATGTAATGTGCAACAACTGAGAAGCTGGTTTTATGATCTCAAAGAAGGTGATGGGAGTATGCTTGGCATTTTTCCCTTTTTCCACTCAGCAGGATTTACAGGAATTCAGAATCTTACCATCTGGGGTGGATGGACTGATATACTTATCCCGCGGCCAGAACCTGGTGTCATCATTGAACAAATTAAGAAGTTTAAACCAACCTTTGTGCCTGGCGTTCCCACAATATTCATAGGTCTTTTGAACAACCCTGAATTTAGAAAAATGGATTTGAGTTTTATCAAAGGGTTTATTGCTGGAGCAGCCCCTCTACCTGTTGAAACTATTAAACAGCTGAAAGAGTTAACTGGTGGCGACATCATCAACATATATGGCCTGACCGAGATTTCGCCAATGGGCACTGGATCACCATGGAAAGGCAATATAAAGCCCGGTACTGTGGGAATACCGTTACCCAGCACAGATATTAAAATCGTTGATGTGGAATCCGGTATAAAAGAAATGGACATTGGTCAGTCAGGCGAAATATGCTTCAAAGGACCTCAGGTGATGAAAGGATACTATAAAAAACCTGAAGAGACTGCAGCCGTGTTAAAGGATGGTTGGCTGTACACTGGAGACATTGGAACAATGGATGAAGATGGATACCTTACAATAGTTGATCGTAAAAAGGATATGATAATTTCCAGCGGTTATAACATTTTCCCACTTGAGATTGATGAAATACTATTCCAGCATCCCAAGATTCTTGAAGCGTGCACAATTGGTGTTCCTGATCCATATCGTGGGGAAGTCCCCAAAGCGTTTGTGGTAGTTAAACCGGGTGAACAATTAACCAAAGAGGAGATTATTGCCTATTGCAAAGAAAAATTAGCTCCTTATAAAGTACCAAAAGATATTGAATTCATTGATGCATTGCCAAAGAGTGCAATAGGCAAAATTCTACGGAAAGAAGTACGTCAAATGGAAAGGAAAAAGTGTGAACAGATAGCATGA